The following are from one region of the Ruficoccus sp. ZRK36 genome:
- a CDS encoding DUF3253 domain-containing protein gives MDEAKMRRAIFGVARECGPTGSISPLDVARKISPYKARALMPQVIGAARRMAVDGEIVMLQNGKPVDPAVAKGAFRLRIPTDKLS, from the coding sequence AATGCGACGTGCGATCTTCGGGGTTGCGCGTGAGTGCGGCCCGACGGGATCGATAAGCCCGCTGGACGTGGCGCGAAAAATTTCTCCCTACAAAGCACGGGCCTTGATGCCGCAGGTAATCGGTGCTGCCCGTAGGATGGCAGTAGATGGTGAGATTGTTATGCTTCAGAACGGCAAACCCGTTGATCCTGCGGTTGCCAAGGGTGCTTTTCGTCTTCGCATCCCCACCGACAAGCTGTCCTGA
- a CDS encoding DUF1328 domain-containing protein, translated as MLGWALVFLIIAIIAGVLGFGGIAGAAAGIAKILFFIFLVLLIVAAISAAVRGRAP; from the coding sequence ATGTTAGGATGGGCACTTGTATTCCTGATCATCGCCATTATCGCCGGTGTACTCGGCTTCGGCGGGATAGCCGGCGCCGCCGCAGGTATAGCCAAAATCCTGTTTTTCATCTTCCTCGTGCTGCTGATTGTGGCGGCCATATCCGCTGCTGTACGCGGCAGAGCACCGTAA
- a CDS encoding tagaturonate epimerase family protein: protein MVKTIESFTFGMGDRFGHQGQAQLQAVLNARAKGIDIYPVWNKSHREHTIVGTEPCSLRTEADDAVKALDWDGSYYVDADHIRLETVEGFLAGSNFFTLDVADYVGETPSEVDVEVWLKVVEPFFGEQKIEGLSEPLVLSSEAAKAAAAKYLSAIVKAGELFRHIDAKKGEDAFVTEVSIDETDQPQGPADIFYLLSMMAWQQIPAQTVAPKFTGRFNKGVDYVGNLEQFEQEFHADLCIITFAVKEFGLPEQLKISVHSGSDKFSLYPIIKRLIKQHGAGLHVKTAGTTWLEEVIGLARAGGEGLTIAKEIYAKSLAHYAELTAPYSTVIDIDTDKLPSAETVAGWSSEQFVAALEHDVSNAEYNLHLRQLIHVGFKIAAKMGDRYLNALDEHAAIINQGVTDNLYKRHILPIFG, encoded by the coding sequence ATGGTTAAAACTATTGAATCCTTTACCTTCGGGATGGGCGACCGCTTCGGCCATCAGGGCCAGGCACAGCTTCAGGCCGTGCTGAACGCACGCGCCAAGGGCATCGACATCTATCCGGTCTGGAATAAATCCCACCGCGAACACACGATCGTCGGCACCGAGCCCTGCTCCCTGCGCACCGAAGCCGATGACGCTGTGAAAGCTCTCGACTGGGACGGCAGCTACTACGTGGACGCCGACCACATCCGCCTGGAAACCGTCGAAGGCTTCCTTGCGGGCAGTAACTTCTTCACGCTCGACGTGGCCGACTATGTCGGTGAAACACCCTCCGAGGTGGATGTGGAAGTCTGGCTCAAGGTCGTTGAACCCTTCTTTGGCGAGCAGAAGATCGAAGGCTTGAGCGAACCGCTCGTGCTTTCCAGCGAGGCCGCCAAGGCCGCAGCCGCCAAGTACCTGAGCGCGATCGTCAAGGCTGGTGAACTCTTCCGCCACATCGATGCCAAGAAAGGCGAAGACGCCTTTGTGACCGAGGTCTCCATCGACGAGACGGACCAGCCGCAGGGCCCGGCCGATATCTTCTACCTGCTCAGCATGATGGCCTGGCAGCAGATCCCCGCGCAGACCGTGGCCCCGAAGTTCACGGGCCGCTTTAACAAGGGCGTCGATTACGTCGGCAACCTGGAGCAGTTCGAGCAGGAGTTTCACGCGGACCTGTGCATCATCACGTTCGCGGTGAAGGAGTTTGGCCTGCCCGAGCAGCTGAAGATCAGCGTCCACTCCGGCAGCGACAAGTTCTCCCTGTACCCGATCATCAAGCGCCTGATCAAGCAGCACGGAGCTGGCCTGCACGTCAAAACCGCTGGTACGACCTGGCTGGAGGAAGTCATCGGTCTGGCACGCGCCGGAGGCGAAGGACTCACCATCGCCAAGGAAATTTACGCCAAGAGCCTGGCGCACTACGCCGAGCTGACAGCGCCGTACAGCACCGTGATCGACATCGACACCGACAAGCTTCCCAGCGCCGAGACCGTCGCAGGGTGGAGCTCAGAGCAGTTCGTGGCCGCACTGGAGCATGATGTATCCAATGCTGAATACAATCTTCACCTGCGCCAGTTGATCCACGTCGGCTTCAAAATCGCCGCCAAGATGGGTGACCGCTATCTCAACGCGCTCGACGAGCATGCTGCGATCATTAACCAAGGGGTAACGGACAACCTCTACAAGCGGCACATCCTGCCGATCTTTGGTTGA
- a CDS encoding Gfo/Idh/MocA family oxidoreductase codes for MSNNPSSPKRYVIVGLGGRSSLFSEALLDTFKDACELVGLCDINQTRMDYHNSRFQEKYSAGPFPTYKAEDFDKMIAEQKPDTVIVTTMDRTHHQYIIRAMELGCDVISEKPMTTDTEKCRAILDAVERTGKSLKVTFNYRYAPSRTKVKELIATGVIGKIHSIHFEWLLDTRHGADYFRRWHRDKRNSGGLMVHKSTHHFDLVNWWIDSSPETVFGMGQLAFYGRDNAEKRGVKKFYVRSTDDPRAKDDPFALDLHETPELEGLYFNAEKEDDAYLRDRSVFSDGISIEDTMSVMVRYRNGTQMTYSLNAYCPWEGLRIVFTGDKGRIELEEVEKSYVNAGGGTSGEGESKGRTLLVRPLWDKPYEVEIEEGKGSHGGGDVRMLTDIFEPTGEEDPWKRAACHIDGARSILTGIAANASFATGLPVQVDDLVKLP; via the coding sequence ATGTCTAACAACCCTTCCTCCCCCAAGCGCTATGTGATCGTCGGTCTCGGCGGCCGCTCCAGCCTCTTTTCCGAAGCCCTCCTCGACACCTTCAAGGACGCCTGTGAGCTGGTCGGCCTGTGCGATATCAACCAGACGCGCATGGACTACCACAACAGCCGCTTCCAGGAGAAGTACTCAGCCGGGCCGTTCCCGACCTACAAGGCCGAGGACTTTGACAAGATGATCGCCGAGCAGAAGCCGGACACGGTCATCGTCACCACCATGGACCGCACGCACCACCAGTACATCATCCGCGCGATGGAGCTGGGCTGCGACGTCATCAGCGAAAAGCCCATGACGACCGACACCGAGAAGTGCCGCGCCATCCTCGACGCCGTCGAGCGCACCGGCAAGAGCCTCAAGGTCACCTTTAACTACCGCTACGCTCCCTCCCGCACAAAGGTCAAGGAGCTGATCGCGACCGGCGTGATCGGAAAAATCCACTCCATCCACTTCGAGTGGCTGCTGGATACCCGCCACGGGGCCGACTACTTCCGCCGCTGGCACCGCGACAAGCGCAACTCCGGCGGGCTCATGGTACATAAGTCCACCCACCACTTTGACCTCGTCAACTGGTGGATCGACTCCTCCCCGGAAACCGTATTCGGGATGGGTCAGCTCGCCTTCTATGGCCGCGACAATGCCGAAAAACGCGGCGTGAAAAAGTTCTACGTGCGCAGCACGGATGACCCGCGCGCCAAGGACGACCCCTTCGCCCTGGACCTGCACGAGACCCCCGAGCTCGAAGGCCTCTATTTCAACGCCGAGAAGGAAGACGACGCCTACCTGCGCGACCGCTCGGTCTTCAGCGACGGCATCAGCATCGAGGACACCATGAGCGTCATGGTTCGCTACCGCAACGGCACCCAGATGACCTACTCGCTCAACGCCTACTGCCCGTGGGAAGGCCTGCGCATCGTCTTCACCGGCGACAAGGGCCGCATCGAACTCGAAGAGGTCGAGAAATCCTACGTCAACGCCGGCGGCGGCACCAGCGGCGAGGGTGAGTCCAAGGGCCGCACGCTGCTCGTTCGCCCGCTGTGGGACAAGCCCTACGAAGTCGAAATCGAGGAGGGTAAAGGCTCGCATGGCGGCGGTGACGTACGCATGCTGACGGACATCTTTGAGCCTACCGGCGAAGAAGACCCCTGGAAGCGCGCTGCCTGCCATATCGACGGTGCCCGCTCCATCCTGACCGGTATCGCCGCGAATGCCTCATTTGCCACTGGGCTGCCCGTCCAGGTCGACGATCTCGTCAAGCTCCCCTAA
- a CDS encoding AraC family transcriptional regulator, producing MLTYFNSGKRRYFEQPIYEKMRPCWEFQAVVQGAIGRLSADGNDESEPSERTLWLSPPGSSHGWTGLPGQAAAIVVFHFRYIPEVLHQAIPARGCSIKLSAGDCTRLRRLARQVRVYWESPAPGMMLCYEHALMELSLLMYESWCDSQPPASKRVHERVQGALSWFSEHMRENPGQEEVARAVHVSPAHLRRLFHESLQNAPKEVFDQLRFQRAMQLITDTDQSVGDIALACGFEEQSSFTRAFKRRFGASPSKLRSGVKIYN from the coding sequence ATGCTGACGTATTTTAACAGCGGTAAGCGGCGCTATTTCGAGCAGCCCATCTACGAGAAGATGCGGCCTTGCTGGGAGTTTCAGGCTGTGGTTCAGGGGGCTATCGGCCGACTCAGCGCCGATGGGAACGATGAATCCGAGCCGAGCGAGCGGACGCTGTGGCTCTCGCCGCCGGGCTCCTCACACGGGTGGACGGGGCTGCCCGGTCAGGCCGCCGCGATCGTTGTTTTTCATTTTCGCTACATCCCCGAGGTGCTTCATCAGGCCATCCCTGCGCGTGGCTGCAGTATCAAGCTCAGCGCGGGCGATTGTACCCGTTTGAGGCGGCTTGCCAGGCAGGTCCGCGTCTATTGGGAGAGCCCGGCCCCCGGCATGATGCTCTGCTACGAGCACGCGCTGATGGAGCTGTCCCTGCTCATGTATGAAAGCTGGTGCGACTCCCAGCCTCCGGCCAGCAAGCGTGTCCACGAGCGCGTGCAGGGCGCGCTTTCATGGTTTAGCGAGCATATGCGTGAAAATCCCGGCCAGGAGGAAGTCGCTCGCGCCGTACATGTCTCCCCGGCCCATCTGAGGCGGCTTTTTCACGAATCGCTGCAAAATGCCCCCAAGGAAGTCTTTGACCAGCTGCGCTTTCAGCGCGCCATGCAGTTGATCACCGATACCGACCAGTCCGTGGGCGACATCGCCCTGGCCTGTGGCTTCGAGGAGCAAAGCTCCTTCACGCGGGCCTTTAAGCGCCGCTTCGGGGCCAGCCCCAGTAAGCTCCGCTCCGGCGTAAAAATCTACAACTAG